In Pirellulales bacterium, a single window of DNA contains:
- a CDS encoding response regulator: MSHTTPIVFVVDDDVSVRESLESLIRCEGWRSEAFQSADEFLAHPPAATPSCLVLDLTLPGLNGLELQERIAGDRSDMPIIFISGYGDVPQTVRAMKAGAVEFLTKPLNGDDLLSAIRQAIERSQSTLARQSEMRQLRQRLAALTPREREVMDLVVSGLLNKQVGTELGISEITVKAHRGKVMEKMQADSIADLVKMAERLRLATAQGSQPHNSARV, encoded by the coding sequence ATGTCGCACACGACGCCCATCGTGTTTGTGGTTGACGATGACGTCTCGGTTCGAGAATCGTTGGAGTCTCTGATCCGCTGCGAAGGTTGGAGGTCGGAAGCTTTTCAATCGGCCGACGAATTTCTCGCCCACCCGCCCGCGGCGACTCCGAGCTGTCTCGTGCTGGACTTGACTCTGCCGGGTTTGAACGGCCTGGAGCTCCAGGAACGGATCGCCGGCGACCGCAGTGACATGCCGATCATCTTCATCTCGGGTTATGGCGATGTACCCCAAACGGTGCGTGCCATGAAAGCCGGCGCGGTCGAATTCCTCACCAAACCATTGAACGGCGACGATCTTCTGAGTGCCATCCGCCAGGCCATTGAGCGCAGCCAATCCACTCTTGCCCGGCAAAGCGAGATGCGTCAACTCCGGCAGCGACTTGCGGCTCTCACACCACGCGAACGCGAAGTTATGGACCTGGTGGTGTCCGGCCTGCTGAACAAGCAAGTCGGTACCGAACTGGGCATCAGCGAAATCACTGTCAAAGCCCACCGCGGCAAAGTCATGGAAAAGATGCAGGCGGACTCGATTGCCGATCTGGTGAAAATGGCCGAAAGGCTGCGCTTGGCGACCGCACAAGGTTCTCAACCCCACAATTCTGCGCGGGTGTAA
- a CDS encoding mercuric reductase, translated as MDHYDAIVIGSGQAGTPLSIALAEAGRKTALVESRHVGGTCINEGCTPTKTMVASARIAYLARRAADYGIRCGPVGVDLVQVHRRKQAIVDDFRAGAQRRLEDAENLELVFGEARFTGPSVVEVRLTAGGTRTLIADNIFINTGARPARPAITGLNSVRALDSNSIMELQELPEHLLVLGGGYVGLEFGQMFRRFGSMVTVVQHAKQLLDREDPDVAAEVCKLLEMDGIEILLETEAAGVHTNASGVGLELRGPAGERTVTGSHLLLATGRVPNSEQLNLAAAGVNVDAHGFISVDDRLQTNVAGIYALGDVKGGPAFTHISYDDYRIVRNNLLRNGQSSTRDRLVPYTVYIDPQLGRIGLTEQEARAQGRAIRVAKIPMAWVARAVETAESSGLIKAIVDAKTRQILGAAVLGCEGGEIMSMLQIAMMGKLPYTALEDGIFAHPAFAEGLNTLFMNIGK; from the coding sequence ATGGATCACTATGATGCCATCGTAATAGGCTCGGGACAGGCGGGAACGCCGCTTTCCATTGCACTCGCCGAAGCTGGACGAAAAACAGCCCTTGTAGAGAGTCGGCATGTCGGCGGCACCTGTATCAATGAGGGCTGTACGCCCACGAAGACCATGGTCGCCAGCGCGCGAATCGCTTACCTTGCCCGGCGCGCGGCCGACTACGGCATTCGCTGCGGGCCTGTCGGCGTTGACCTGGTTCAAGTTCACCGGCGCAAGCAGGCAATTGTCGACGACTTCCGCGCCGGGGCGCAGCGACGACTGGAAGACGCCGAGAATTTGGAGCTCGTTTTTGGCGAAGCGCGCTTCACCGGTCCCAGTGTCGTCGAGGTGAGACTCACTGCCGGCGGCACTCGGACATTGATCGCGGACAACATTTTCATCAATACCGGCGCTCGGCCAGCACGCCCCGCAATTACCGGCCTCAATTCGGTGAGAGCCCTCGATTCCAATTCGATCATGGAGTTGCAAGAACTGCCTGAACATTTGCTAGTTCTGGGAGGCGGATATGTCGGTCTGGAATTCGGCCAGATGTTTCGCCGCTTCGGCAGCATGGTCACAGTCGTACAGCACGCGAAGCAACTCCTGGATCGGGAGGATCCAGACGTTGCCGCCGAAGTTTGTAAGCTGCTCGAGATGGATGGCATCGAGATCCTGCTAGAAACCGAAGCGGCCGGAGTGCATACAAACGCGTCCGGCGTCGGTCTAGAGTTACGCGGTCCTGCGGGAGAGAGGACGGTCACGGGATCTCACCTCCTGCTCGCCACGGGGCGAGTGCCGAATAGCGAACAGCTCAACCTCGCCGCCGCCGGCGTGAACGTGGACGCTCACGGCTTCATTTCGGTAGACGACCGGCTGCAGACGAACGTGGCCGGTATCTACGCCTTGGGAGACGTCAAAGGTGGCCCGGCGTTTACGCACATCTCTTATGACGATTATCGCATTGTTCGCAACAATCTGCTTCGTAACGGGCAATCGTCGACGAGGGACCGACTGGTTCCGTATACCGTTTACATTGATCCACAACTGGGGCGGATCGGTCTAACGGAGCAGGAGGCGCGGGCACAGGGTCGCGCGATCCGCGTCGCCAAGATTCCCATGGCCTGGGTCGCCCGTGCAGTGGAAACGGCCGAATCAAGCGGCCTTATCAAGGCCATCGTCGATGCCAAGACGCGGCAGATTCTGGGGGCCGCGGTCTTGGGCTGCGAAGGGGGCGAGATTATGTCAATGCTTCAGATCGCCATGATGGGCAAACTTCCCTACACCGCGCTCGAAGACGGCATTTTCGCGCATCCGGCCTTTGCAGAGGGATTGAATACGTTGTTCATGAACATTGGAAAATAA
- a CDS encoding response regulator, with amino-acid sequence FLASEYVEQTKCLILDIAMPGMSGLDVQRELKHRRRQIPIVFITAHKDETTRPSILGEGAVACLLKPFSETALLQAMRAALATN; translated from the coding sequence CTTTCTCGCTTCCGAGTATGTGGAGCAGACGAAATGCCTTATCCTGGACATTGCCATGCCGGGCATGAGCGGGCTTGACGTTCAGCGTGAATTGAAACATCGTCGGCGGCAGATTCCTATCGTGTTCATCACCGCGCACAAGGATGAAACCACTCGGCCCAGCATACTCGGAGAAGGCGCGGTTGCCTGTCTGCTCAAACCATTCAGCGAGACGGCCCTGCTCCAGGCGATGCGTGCGGCTTTGGCGACGAACTAG